Below is a genomic region from Deinococcus koreensis.
CCGCAGTGGACGCCCTGGCCCACACCTACGAGGGCACGCCCGATCTGCTGGTCGTCGATGCCGGGGCGCTGGATCTGGATGACCTGCACTACCCGCACACCGTGACCCTCAGCGTGGGCCGCGTGCATGACGGACGCGCCGCCCTGACCCTCAACGGCCCGGTGGACGCCGCCCAGGGCGCCCGCTTCCTGGCCGATCTGGACGCCACCCTGCGAGAGCCGATCCTGCTGGTGCTGTAACCCCTGTAACCCACTTCTACAACCGAAAGGGGCGCTCCGAATGGGCGCCCCTTCCTGTCGTGAGGTGTGCTTCAGGCCCCGCTGCTCAGATTGGCCTTCTCCCACTCGTAGAACTCGGGTTTGTAGAACTCCAGCCGCACCTTCTTGTATTCCTTGGTGGAGTACAGGATGGCGTGCGGGGTACCCGGTGCCACCTCCTGCTCGATGGCCGCGATCTTGCCGAAGGCTTCTTCCTTGCTGCGGCCGTGCACCATGGTGAAGATCGTGTAGGGCCACTCGGGGTAGGTGGGGCGCAGGTAGCAGTGCGAGACCGCCTTGAAGCCGGCCATCTGCCGCCCGACCTCGGCCACGTCGCCCTCGGGTACGGCCCATACGCCCATGGCGTTGAAGGTGAAGCCCGCCTTCTGGTGGCGGAACACAGCCGACACCCGCCGCAGCGCGCCCGCCGCCTTCATCTTCACGGCGTGCTCGGCGACCTCCTCAATGCTCAGGCCCAGGGCCGCGCAGGCCTGGGCGTAGGGCTCCTCGGTGACTGGCAGGTCTTTCTGGAACTCGGTCACGAAGGCGCGGTCGAGGTCAGTCACGGCGTAGCCGATGTTGCGCTGCTCGCTGGTGTACTGCGGAGCGGCCTTGGCGTTCCAGTCCTCCTTGCCGGTCATGTCGAACTCCACGCCGATCTTGAAGAGGTGCAGGGTCGGCATCAGCCGGGTCAGGCGGGCGCCGCTCAGGTCGTGGAGCCGCTGCACGTGCGCCTCCAGGTCGCTCTCGGGCGGCACGGCGATGGTGTACCACAGGTTGAAGTCGTGGTTGCGCTTGTAGTTGTGGCTCACGCCGGGATGGCCGTTGACGACCTCGGCGCCGGCGTCCAGCTGATCCTCGTCGTGCACGGCCGCCACCAGGCTGCTCTGGTAGCCCAGCGTACGGGTGTCGAAGATCGCGCTGACCTGCCGCAGCACGCCCTGAGCCTTGACCTCGCGCAGGATGTCCAGCGCCTGCTCCTCGCTCAGGCCGACCTCCTGCGCGATCACCGCGTAGGGGCGGCGCACGATGGGGATGTCGCGCTGGATGCGGTTGAGCAGCTGCTCGCGTGGGGTAGGCGGCGCGGGGGTCGCCGGAGGCGTCACAGTCTGGGCGGGAGCGGTCATACCCGCCACCATACGCCGGCCGGAGCGGTAAAAGGTCCCCGAACGAGCGGTCAGACCGGGCGTGGGCCGGCGCCCGGCGCTGCCCCTGAACCTTCCCCGGGGCCTACCCGCCGGGCGCCGACCGGGCGCACAATGGCCCCTATGGAGAGAAGGCGATGGTAACCGCGATCGTGATGGTTCAGGCCGAGCGCCACAGCATCCAGACGACCGCCGAGGCGCTGGCCGGCGTGCCCAGCGTGCGAGAGGTCTATTCCGTGACCGGCGAGTGGGACATCGTTGCCATCCTGAAACTGGCGCAGTATGAGGAACTCGACGACGTGGTGACCGGGCATCTTCGCAAGGTGCCGGGCATCCTGCGAACCCACACCATGCTGGCCTTCCGCACCTACAACGAGGCGCTGCTCGATCAGGGCTTCGGCGTGGGGCTGGATGAAGGCCAGGGTCGCTGAGGCGCTGTCCTGAGCGTGGGCTGGCCACCGTGCCAGCGTGACGCCGGACACCACCCGCAGGCCGCACGCCGATTCACCCTGAGCCGGACGTAGACCCCCGAACCTCTTGAGGCCGCGTGGCATCTGCTGACTGGAGACGAGGTTCGGGCCATTGACGGGTCTGGAAATCCCTGCAGCCGCCCGGTGCCTGGGTCTCCGGGCCGAACTGTAGCCTGAACGGCCGCACGATTGAATCCGGACTCCTCAGCGCCTTCTCAGAAACCCACTGGAGTCCACTGGAGCCGGGAAAGCGCTGCGACGTCCCGGGTTCGGCTCAGTCCTGTTCGCCCTGGTGTTCGCGGCGCCCGGCTTCTTGTTCGATCCGGCGGTGTTCTGTATCAAATGCTGTATTCACTGAAATTCAGGGGCCATGTCGCAGTGTCGATTGCGGCGTGGCCCTCCGAAATTCGCCGGAGCGCCGCTCCGCAGCGGAAACTATCGTTGAACGGGCCCGCGCGTTTCGTGATCCGGCCTCCGTGTTCGTGCTCATCCACTTTACTTTCATGTTCTTTTGTGTCCATACTTTATGTCGGAGGGTTCCCATCATGTCTTATAGAAAACTCAGCGAGCAGGTACATAAACTCAGCAATGCACAACGCAGTGACACCTTTGTAAAGATGTTCCGCGACGCAGTGCGCGACGGCAAATTCGAGGCCGCGTACATGCCCGAGCGCTTCACCCTGCCCAAGCAGTTCAGCCGCCGCGGCGACAGCGACACCTACCAGCGCGACGCCAAGGAAATGCTGTTCCAGGCGACGCCCGCTTTCGAGAAGTGGTTCGAGCAGACCAACCGTGAGCTGGCCTCGGCCCGCAAGGGCGGCAGCATCAAGCCCAGCCTGGAGAACATCGAGGCCGGACTGGTGGACTTCAAGACGATGGCCGCCGAAACCCGCAAGAAGATGCAGGCCAGCTACGAGAAGGGCCGCGCGCTGGGCAAGGGCCGCGCCAAGACCAAGCGCAAGTAGGGAAACGCCGGTCAACGCCGAACTCTGTACTTCTCAGGCGGAACGTTCCCTCGCGGGGCGCTTCGCCTGTTCTCTTTCCGGGGGCGGGCGGGTATCGTTGCGGGAATGACTGTGGCTCAGGATGCTTCCCTCCCTTCCCCCTCCCCCCGCCGGGGCCTGCTGATGGTGATTACCGGGGCGTCCGGCGTCGGCAAGGGCACCTTGCGCGAGCGCTGGCTCGCGGGCCAGGACGTGTTCTACTCGACCTCCTGGACGACCCGTGAGGCCCGCCCCGGCGAGCGCGACGGCGTGGACTACATCTTCGTGACCCCGGAGGCCTTCGAGGCCAAGGCGGGGCAGGGAGGCTTCCTGGAGCACGCCGCCTTCGTCGGCAACCGCTACGGCACGCCCATCGAACCCATCGAGGCGGCGCTGGAGCGCGGTCAGGACGTGATCCTGGAGATCGAGGTCGAGGGCGCCATGCAGGTCAAGGCGCGCATGGGCGACGAGGCCATCCTGGTGTTCATCATGCCGCCCAGCCTCTCGGAGCTTCGCCGCCGTCTGGAGGGCCGCGCCACCGAGACCCCGGAGCGCATCGAGGGGCGCCTGGCGCGCGCCCGCGAGGAAATCCGCGAGGCGCACGAATTCCGCTATGTGGTCGTGAACGACGATCTGGAGCGTGCGGTTGCCGAGATGCACGCCATCCAGACCGCCGAGCGCGCCCGCCAGCTCCCCGAGAGCGAGTGGCAGGAGCGCGACCGCGAGGCCCGCGTGCAGGCCGACCACCTCCGCAGCTACACCCTGACCGACACCGACCTGCAGCGCATCGTGGAGTCATAGACCGTGGAGTCGTGAAGGAGACCGTATGCCGCTGGAACTGATCCAGGGAGACATCGCCGCGCAGACGACCGACGCCATCGTGACGGCGGCCAACAGGGAACTGATGGGCGGCGGGGGCGTGGACGGCGTGATCCACCGCGCCGCTGGCCCAGAACTGCTGCGCGCCCTCCGGCAGATCGGCGGGACGCCCACCGGCACCGCCGTGATCACCCCTGCCTTCCGGCTGCAGGCGCAGGGCGTCCGCTCCGTGATCCACGCCGTCGGGCCGGTCTGGCGGGGCGGGCACTCGGGCGAGGCGGAGCTGCTGGCCGGCGCCTACCGCCACAGCCTGGAACTGGCCGCGCAGGCGGAGTGTGGGAGCGTCGCCTTTCCCTCGATCAGCACGGGTGTCTACGGCTATCCGCTGGAGAAGGCGGCGCCGGTCGCCCTGCAGACCATCCTGGCATTCCTGGTCGACCACCCGCCGCTGAGTGTCCGGCTCGTGCTGTATGACGTGGGCACGCTGAACGTGTTCCGGCAGGCACTGGCACGCCTCGGAGCCCATCGGGACGCATAGGTTGACCCAGGCTGCATAGCGCGCTATATTTTCCCAATCACCGCCTGAGAGGGCGGATTTTTTATGCCTGCGGAGCACCGGGATACTCCTCCGGTCTATGCACCCCGCGACCGGATACCTGCTGAGAAAAGCCTGTGCTGGACGCCGTTTTCCGGTTGGTCTGCATGGAGTTGACTTCACCTGCATGGCACGCTATCTTTTCCCTATCACCGCCGAAGAGGGCGGGTTTTTTGTTTTATGTGCTGCGGGCCGCCGCCTGTACTGCGTTAAGGCGTCCTGAGCCGCCCGCCATCCAGCCCCGCGCGGGCACGCGCAAGCTGTGGGCATGAGTGACGACCCGAAGACCGGCTACGACCCCGCCGACCAGTCCCCCGCCGAGGGCCAGAGCCACCCCATCCCCGACGCGGCCCGCGGCCAGAGCACCGGCGTCGATCCGGCGGCCAAGGACGAACCCGCCGAGGGCGGCCGGGACGAGGTCGAGGACACCCCCACGTCAGGCCGTGAAGGCTGAACCCCTGCTGGGGGCGGCTGCGCCGCTCGCAGAGGCAGGAGGCCCGGCTCTGAACGTGGCGCGGCCCGATGCCGAGCGGGCCGAACTGCTCGCATGGGTCAAGGACACCCTGCGCGCCGAGTACGGCGAGCGGCCCCTGAGCCCGCGCCGCGACCCGCTGCACGAACTCATCAGCACCATCCTCTCGCAGCGCACCAACTGGCGCGACGAGGACGCCGCCTACCAGGAACTGCGCGGGCTGGGCGACTGGGACGCGATCATCGCCGCGCCCACCGAGGCCGTGGCCCACGCCATCCGCCGCAGCAACTACCCCGAGAGCAAG
It encodes:
- a CDS encoding Lrp/AsnC family transcriptional regulator → MTAPAQTVTPPATPAPPTPREQLLNRIQRDIPIVRRPYAVIAQEVGLSEEQALDILREVKAQGVLRQVSAIFDTRTLGYQSSLVAAVHDEDQLDAGAEVVNGHPGVSHNYKRNHDFNLWYTIAVPPESDLEAHVQRLHDLSGARLTRLMPTLHLFKIGVEFDMTGKEDWNAKAAPQYTSEQRNIGYAVTDLDRAFVTEFQKDLPVTEEPYAQACAALGLSIEEVAEHAVKMKAAGALRRVSAVFRHQKAGFTFNAMGVWAVPEGDVAEVGRQMAGFKAVSHCYLRPTYPEWPYTIFTMVHGRSKEEAFGKIAAIEQEVAPGTPHAILYSTKEYKKVRLEFYKPEFYEWEKANLSSGA
- a CDS encoding Lrp/AsnC ligand binding domain-containing protein: MVTAIVMVQAERHSIQTTAEALAGVPSVREVYSVTGEWDIVAILKLAQYEELDDVVTGHLRKVPGILRTHTMLAFRTYNEALLDQGFGVGLDEGQGR
- the gmk gene encoding guanylate kinase, translating into MTVAQDASLPSPSPRRGLLMVITGASGVGKGTLRERWLAGQDVFYSTSWTTREARPGERDGVDYIFVTPEAFEAKAGQGGFLEHAAFVGNRYGTPIEPIEAALERGQDVILEIEVEGAMQVKARMGDEAILVFIMPPSLSELRRRLEGRATETPERIEGRLARAREEIREAHEFRYVVVNDDLERAVAEMHAIQTAERARQLPESEWQERDREARVQADHLRSYTLTDTDLQRIVES
- a CDS encoding macro domain-containing protein, which produces MPLELIQGDIAAQTTDAIVTAANRELMGGGGVDGVIHRAAGPELLRALRQIGGTPTGTAVITPAFRLQAQGVRSVIHAVGPVWRGGHSGEAELLAGAYRHSLELAAQAECGSVAFPSISTGVYGYPLEKAAPVALQTILAFLVDHPPLSVRLVLYDVGTLNVFRQALARLGAHRDA